From a region of the Mobula birostris isolate sMobBir1 chromosome 28, sMobBir1.hap1, whole genome shotgun sequence genome:
- the LOC140188857 gene encoding histone H2B-like, translating into MPDPAKPAPKKGAKKALSKPASKTGKKRKRSRKETYAIYIYKVMKQVHPDTGISSKAMSIMNSFVNDIFERIAGEASRLAHYNKRSTISSREIQTAVRLLLPGELAKHAVSEGTKAVTKYTSSK; encoded by the coding sequence ATGCCTGATCCAGCGAAACCCGCTCCCAAGAAGGGCGCCAAGAAAGCTTTGTCCAAACCAGCGAGCAAGACTGGCAAGAAGCGCAAGAGGTCGAGGAAGGAGACTTACGCCATCTACATCTACAAAGTGATGAAGCAGGTTCACCCCGACACCGGCATCTCCTCCAAGGCCATGAGCATCATGAATTCATTCGTCAACGATATTTTCGAGCGCATCGCGGGCGAGGCTTCCCGCCTGGCCCATTACAACAAGCGGTCAACCATCAGCTCCCGGGAGATCCAGACCGCCGTGCGCCTGCTGCTGCCCGGGGAGCTGGCCAAGCACGCCGTGTCCGAAGGGACAAAGGCGGTGACCAAGTACACCAGCTCCAAGTGA
- the LOC140189182 gene encoding histone H2B 1/2-like — translation MNPHTPLGAAYLIRAPSPFCLFVGLKRSAEMPETAKPAPKKGAKKTLPKPAGKAGKKRKRLRKESYSIYIYKVMKQVHPDTGISSKAMSIMNSFVNDIFERIGGEASRLTHYNKRSTITSREIQTAVRLLLPGELAKHAVSEGTKAVTKYTSSK, via the exons atgaaccct CATACACCTCTGGGCGCTGCCTATTTAATTCGTGCTCCGAGCCCGTTTTGCTTATTTGTGGGTCTGAAGCGGTCAGCTGAAATGCCTGAGACAGCGAAACCTGCTCCGAAGAAGGGCGCCAAGAAAACTCTGCCCAAACCAGCGGGCAAGGCAGGGAAAAAGCGCAAGAGGCTGAGGAAGGAGAGTTACTCCATCTACATCTACAAAGTGATGAAGCAGGTTCACCCCGATACTGGCATCTCCTCCAAGGCCATGAGCATCATGAACTCGTTCGTTAACGATATCTTCGAGCGCATCGGGGGCGAGGCTTCCCGCCTGACCCATTACAACAAGCGGTCAACCATCACCTCACGGGAGATCCAGACCGCTGTGCGCCTGCTGCTGCCCGGGGAGCTGGCCAAGCACGCCGTGTCCGAAGGGACAAAGGCGGTGACCAAGTACACCAGCTCCAAGTAA